A single genomic interval of Halalkalibaculum roseum harbors:
- a CDS encoding CoA-binding protein: MEPDIKDILKDAETVAIIGCSNNKYRTSYHIASYLQEQGFNIIPIHPEYDEVLGENTYASIKDLPGETTVDIVDIFRDPAHTAEMVDEIIEWSNKAGQKPVVWTQLGVSSEEAKEKAANAGLSYVEEKCLMVEHKRLKS; the protein is encoded by the coding sequence ATGGAGCCGGACATTAAGGATATACTGAAAGACGCTGAAACGGTAGCAATCATCGGGTGCTCAAACAATAAGTACCGAACAAGCTATCATATAGCATCATACCTGCAGGAGCAAGGATTTAACATTATTCCCATCCATCCCGAATATGATGAAGTCCTGGGCGAGAATACCTATGCATCTATAAAAGATCTTCCCGGAGAAACCACCGTAGATATCGTGGATATATTCCGGGACCCTGCTCATACAGCCGAAATGGTTGACGAAATCATCGAATGGAGCAATAAGGCCGGGCAGAAGCCGGTAGTATGGACTCAGCTCGGTGTTTCATCAGAAGAGGCCAAAGAAAAAGCAGCGAATGCCGGCTTGTCTTACGTAGAAGAGAAATGCCTGATGGTAGAACACAAGCGTTTGAAGAGCTAA
- a CDS encoding YajQ family cyclic di-GMP-binding protein, with product MPSFDIVNKVDAQEVDNAVNNTRKEVENRYDFRGLHTEITFNRKENNIQLVAAEEMKLNAIKEMLSRNFVKRKISPKVLDFQKPEGTSQGHLKMTVKLQEGISKEKAKEIVKEIKNLKLKVQPAIQDNQVRVTAKKIDDLQQVIKHLKSKEFGIPLQFVNMK from the coding sequence ATGCCCTCTTTTGATATCGTTAATAAGGTAGATGCCCAGGAAGTTGATAATGCCGTGAATAATACACGTAAAGAAGTGGAAAACCGCTATGATTTCAGGGGGCTCCACACGGAAATCACTTTTAACAGGAAGGAGAACAACATACAGTTAGTGGCAGCAGAAGAAATGAAGTTGAATGCCATCAAAGAGATGCTGAGCAGGAATTTTGTTAAAAGAAAAATCAGTCCTAAAGTTCTTGATTTCCAAAAACCTGAAGGAACCTCGCAGGGACATCTTAAAATGACTGTTAAGCTTCAGGAAGGTATCAGCAAGGAGAAGGCCAAGGAGATAGTAAAAGAAATCAAAAACCTGAAGCTAAAAGTACAGCCTGCAATACAGGACAACCAGGTCAGGGTTACCGCCAAGAAAATTGATGACCTTCAGCAAGTTATCAAACACCTGAAAAGCAAAGAGTTCGGTATACCATTACAGTTTGTGAATATGAAGTAG
- a CDS encoding gamma-butyrobetaine hydroxylase-like domain-containing protein, translated as MNLNTKPSEVEVRNSDGEFYIKWSDGHESLYSLFGLRKNCPCVECRGGHGQMGSFDKSLFHVNPTQHFEVENIDQVGNHAIRIHWSDGHSSGMYQWETLRKLCPCEECMKREFFNTQ; from the coding sequence ATGAATCTCAACACAAAACCGTCAGAAGTTGAAGTCCGGAATTCCGACGGTGAATTTTATATCAAATGGTCTGACGGGCACGAATCGCTCTACTCTCTGTTCGGTCTGCGAAAAAACTGTCCCTGTGTGGAATGCAGGGGAGGGCATGGTCAGATGGGATCCTTCGACAAATCGCTTTTCCACGTTAACCCCACTCAACATTTTGAAGTAGAGAATATCGATCAGGTAGGCAATCATGCTATTCGCATCCACTGGAGTGATGGTCACAGCAGCGGAATGTACCAGTGGGAAACCCTTCGCAAGCTTTGCCCCTGTGAGGAGTGTATGAAGCGTGAATTCTTTAACACTCAGTAG
- a CDS encoding aromatic ring-hydroxylating oxygenase subunit alpha — MNRQPDIDPADLEQEPLPRAQTLPSHWYHSDEILNFEKEHLFSKFWQLACHENQLPESGDMYTLEVAGNPILIVRDREHNLSAFYNVCKHRGGPVAVRKGTTSVLQCKYHGWTYMLDGSLRGVPQFNKVDLFDKKDFGLEPIELKLWQGFVFINLAHNKQPLNYFLDGISKRIHPLRLDGFKHYTDQSYKIKCNWKVYVDNFLEGYHIPIVHPELAKLLDYRNYTVETKPWYSLQHSPLKEEDNIYGSGKGEAYYYFIFPNIMLNILPGRVQTNVIRPLSAGKTEVLFSYYYEDLDSQEALDTIKDDIDYSHEIQLEDIEICEQVQKGLQSKAYHKGRFSVEREEGVYHFQSLLKKVFKEATEC, encoded by the coding sequence TTGAACAGACAACCCGACATTGATCCGGCCGATTTAGAACAAGAGCCGCTGCCGAGGGCCCAAACCCTCCCCTCGCATTGGTACCACTCCGATGAGATACTGAATTTTGAGAAGGAACACCTCTTTTCAAAGTTCTGGCAGCTGGCCTGCCATGAGAATCAGCTACCGGAATCAGGGGATATGTATACACTGGAAGTCGCAGGTAATCCCATTTTGATCGTGCGAGATCGTGAGCATAACCTCAGTGCATTCTATAACGTATGCAAACACCGGGGGGGACCGGTAGCCGTGCGAAAAGGTACTACTTCAGTCTTGCAGTGCAAATACCACGGGTGGACCTATATGCTGGACGGTTCCCTCAGGGGGGTTCCACAATTCAATAAAGTGGATCTGTTTGATAAGAAAGATTTCGGATTAGAGCCCATAGAACTAAAATTATGGCAAGGTTTTGTTTTTATTAATCTTGCGCATAACAAACAACCATTAAATTATTTCTTGGATGGGATATCTAAACGTATACACCCCTTGCGTTTAGATGGTTTCAAACATTATACCGACCAATCTTATAAAATTAAGTGTAACTGGAAGGTTTATGTAGACAACTTCCTGGAAGGGTACCACATCCCTATTGTTCATCCTGAACTCGCAAAATTACTCGACTATCGAAATTACACCGTAGAGACCAAACCCTGGTATTCCCTGCAACATAGCCCGCTTAAGGAAGAGGATAATATTTACGGGTCAGGGAAAGGGGAAGCCTACTATTACTTTATCTTTCCCAACATAATGCTGAATATCCTTCCGGGAAGAGTACAAACAAATGTCATTCGCCCTCTCTCTGCCGGTAAAACCGAAGTGCTATTCAGCTACTACTACGAGGATTTAGACTCTCAAGAGGCACTGGATACCATCAAGGATGATATTGACTATAGTCACGAAATTCAGCTGGAGGACATAGAAATATGTGAGCAGGTGCAAAAGGGACTGCAATCTAAAGCCTATCATAAAGGCAGATTCTCCGTGGAACGGGAAGAAGGTGTTTATCACTTTCAATCGCTGTTGAAGAAGGTATTTAAAGAAGCTACTGAGTGTTAA
- a CDS encoding SDR family oxidoreductase, whose protein sequence is MDLKDAKAIVTGGSSGIGKETARHIAKAGGKVVIAARGKDKLNHAANEIGAIPIPCDVGKEKQVIDLVLEAIDEMDGYNVLINNAGYGHFSKLVNLSASEFEEQLRVNTIGAMMVARESAKHFIRQDYGNIINVSSTAGKRGFEGGTAYVASKFALGGMTECWRSELRSHNIRVMQINPSEVQTSFAENAGMGERKFNETKLIAEDIGKTICDLLSLPDRGFIPETSVWATNPK, encoded by the coding sequence ATGGATTTAAAGGATGCAAAAGCAATCGTTACAGGAGGCAGCTCAGGAATTGGTAAAGAGACAGCCAGGCATATTGCCAAAGCCGGGGGTAAAGTAGTCATCGCTGCCCGTGGCAAAGACAAACTGAATCATGCTGCCAATGAAATTGGGGCGATTCCCATCCCCTGTGATGTGGGAAAAGAGAAACAAGTCATTGATCTGGTGCTGGAAGCCATCGACGAGATGGACGGTTACAACGTACTGATAAATAATGCCGGTTACGGTCACTTCTCAAAATTGGTAAACCTTTCGGCAAGTGAATTCGAAGAACAACTTCGCGTCAATACCATCGGCGCCATGATGGTAGCACGGGAGTCAGCCAAGCACTTTATCCGACAGGATTACGGTAATATCATCAATGTCTCTTCCACGGCGGGGAAACGCGGTTTTGAAGGCGGCACAGCCTATGTTGCCAGTAAGTTTGCCCTTGGCGGAATGACCGAATGCTGGCGTTCTGAACTCCGCTCTCATAATATCAGGGTAATGCAGATCAATCCGAGTGAAGTTCAAACCAGTTTCGCTGAAAATGCGGGAATGGGTGAACGAAAATTTAATGAAACCAAACTGATTGCTGAAGATATTGGGAAAACCATCTGTGACTTGTTATCCCTGCCCGATCGGGGTTTCATTCCTGAGACCAGCGTCTGGGCTACCAATCCAAAATAA
- a CDS encoding pyridoxal phosphate-dependent decarboxylase family protein, producing MNSEQFREEAHKMVDWMADYLEHVEEYPVRAQVKPGETMKQIPKEAPVQAEDFEDIFKDFKEIIMPGMTHWESPKFMAYFPANKSYPSILGEMLTATLGAQCMSWITSPAATELEEAVMGWLGSMTGIPDHFSGVIQDTASTATLTALLMAREKVSGFEINEQGFEAGNEYTVYCSSETHSSIEKDVKIAGFGKNNLRKIAYDDSYAMRPEKLEEAIRKDLENGLKPACVIATIGTTGSTAIDPLREIADICNRYEVFLHVDAAFAGTAMILPELRWMIEGIERVDSYVFNPHKWMFTNFDCSAFYVKDEAQLVKTFEITPEYLKTPEDERVKNYRDWGIPLGRRFRALKLWFVIRNFGIEGLRNKIRKHLELAEKQKAVIEQDPDFELLAPVPLNTICFRYHPSYIDDDNKLNELNSILLEHINDSGKLFITHTKLNGRFTLRMVIGNTNVEQRHVDEAWSLIKEKSSKLI from the coding sequence ATGAACTCCGAGCAATTCCGAGAAGAAGCACACAAAATGGTAGACTGGATGGCAGACTACCTGGAGCATGTTGAAGAATATCCTGTAAGGGCCCAGGTTAAACCCGGCGAAACAATGAAACAGATTCCCAAAGAAGCACCTGTGCAGGCGGAAGATTTTGAAGATATTTTTAAAGACTTCAAGGAAATCATCATGCCCGGAATGACGCATTGGGAGAGTCCAAAATTTATGGCCTATTTCCCTGCTAACAAGAGCTACCCCTCAATTTTGGGTGAAATGCTTACAGCCACCCTGGGCGCTCAATGTATGAGTTGGATTACCTCCCCGGCAGCTACGGAGCTGGAAGAAGCGGTAATGGGATGGCTGGGATCAATGACAGGCATACCCGATCATTTCTCCGGGGTAATACAAGACACGGCCTCTACTGCTACCCTGACTGCCCTGCTGATGGCACGTGAAAAGGTTTCGGGATTTGAAATTAATGAACAAGGATTTGAAGCAGGAAACGAGTATACCGTTTACTGTTCTTCCGAGACTCATTCTTCCATTGAAAAAGATGTGAAAATTGCCGGCTTTGGTAAAAATAACCTGCGCAAAATCGCCTATGACGATAGTTATGCCATGCGGCCCGAAAAGCTCGAAGAAGCGATACGCAAGGATCTGGAGAACGGACTTAAACCTGCCTGTGTGATAGCAACCATCGGTACAACCGGTTCTACGGCCATAGATCCCCTGCGGGAGATCGCCGATATCTGCAATCGCTATGAAGTGTTTCTTCATGTAGATGCAGCTTTTGCCGGAACTGCCATGATCCTGCCTGAATTGCGCTGGATGATCGAGGGTATTGAACGGGTTGATTCATATGTGTTCAATCCACACAAATGGATGTTTACCAATTTTGACTGCTCTGCTTTTTATGTAAAAGACGAGGCTCAGCTGGTTAAGACCTTTGAGATTACACCGGAATACCTGAAGACCCCCGAAGATGAACGGGTTAAAAATTACAGGGACTGGGGCATTCCGCTGGGTCGCCGTTTTCGGGCACTGAAACTATGGTTTGTCATCCGCAATTTTGGTATTGAAGGACTTCGCAATAAAATCAGAAAGCATCTGGAACTTGCAGAGAAACAAAAAGCGGTAATAGAACAGGATCCTGATTTTGAACTTCTGGCACCCGTGCCACTTAATACCATATGCTTTCGATACCATCCTTCATATATTGATGATGATAACAAGCTTAATGAATTGAACAGCATACTCTTAGAACACATTAATGATAGCGGCAAACTGTTTATTACCCATACTAAACTGAACGGCAGATTTACCCTGCGTATGGTTATAGGCAATACCAATGTGGAACAGCGACATGTAGATGAAGCCTGGAGTTTAATTAAAGAAAAATCATCCAAACTGATTTGA
- the nfi gene encoding deoxyribonuclease V (cleaves DNA at apurinic or apyrimidinic sites) codes for MQNGINSAEVKMYISVKEAKAKQEKMREQVVIKPLEKEISTVAGADLSFDKNSDKVQAGIVILRLPGLKVVARSAVTTEVDFTYIPGLLAFRELPPLKKAWKLLKIKPDVLILDGHGIAHPRRLGLATHFGILMDHPTIGCAKNNLTGNFEQPRSEKGSYRYIIDDGERIGIVLRSRTNVNPIFVSPGHKVSFEDSREIVMRCLSRYKLPETTRKAHALVNRLRRGETEPGYIEF; via the coding sequence ATGCAAAACGGTATTAATTCAGCTGAAGTAAAAATGTACATATCTGTTAAAGAGGCAAAAGCTAAACAGGAAAAAATGCGTGAACAGGTTGTTATAAAGCCCCTTGAGAAAGAGATATCGACAGTTGCCGGGGCCGACCTGTCATTCGACAAGAACTCTGATAAGGTCCAAGCGGGCATTGTAATACTGCGCTTGCCCGGCTTGAAGGTTGTGGCAAGATCCGCAGTGACTACCGAAGTAGACTTCACATATATACCGGGTCTGTTGGCATTTCGAGAGCTCCCTCCGCTGAAAAAGGCCTGGAAGCTGCTCAAAATAAAACCTGATGTGTTAATACTCGATGGCCATGGAATTGCCCATCCCCGTAGGTTGGGATTAGCAACTCACTTTGGCATTCTCATGGATCATCCCACCATTGGGTGTGCCAAAAATAACCTGACCGGTAACTTTGAGCAGCCACGATCAGAAAAAGGGAGCTACCGCTACATTATTGATGACGGTGAGCGCATCGGCATAGTATTACGCAGCCGTACAAATGTAAATCCAATTTTTGTATCACCCGGTCACAAGGTCTCATTTGAGGATTCCCGTGAAATTGTCATGCGCTGCCTGAGCAGGTACAAACTCCCGGAAACAACCCGTAAGGCACATGCTCTGGTAAATCGTTTGCGGAGAGGAGAAACTGAACCGGGGTATATAGAATTTTAA
- a CDS encoding phytoene desaturase family protein — protein sequence MKGTKTRETKYDAVVIGSGPNGLAAAITMAREGLSVKVFEAADTVGGGTRTKELTLPGFKHDICSAIHPMAKTSPFLRSLPLEEYGLEWIYPEYPLAHPLDNEPAAVLYRSLSETVKSLGNDGRSYQKLFEPLVQNWNKLAPQLLGPLSLLPDTPLLMARFGLKALQSAESLAGSYFSTPRAQALFAGLAAHSILPLDKLSTSAIGLVLGAVGHVENWPYPKGGSQAITNTMADYFKDLGGEIETGRRINSLAELPTSKTILFNTTPAQLLDIAGDYVPSGYAGKLKKFKYGAGVFKIDLALSEPIPWKDEACRKAGTVHAGGTLEEIVNSEQCLENNSHPEKPYVLVAQQSLFDETRAPKGKHTCWAYCHVPSGSTKDMTEPILNQIERFAPGFRDLIIGQHTMNTQAMQNYNPNYIGGDINGGKQDITQLFTRPAGLFDPYHVPDTNMYLSSSSTPPGGGVHGMCGYHAAQSALKQFR from the coding sequence ATGAAGGGTACAAAAACAAGAGAAACAAAATACGATGCAGTCGTAATAGGCTCAGGTCCAAACGGACTCGCAGCGGCCATTACCATGGCCCGGGAAGGACTGTCGGTAAAAGTTTTCGAAGCCGCCGATACCGTGGGTGGCGGCACCCGAACCAAAGAGCTTACCTTGCCCGGTTTTAAGCATGATATTTGTTCCGCAATCCACCCAATGGCCAAAACCTCCCCTTTTCTCCGCTCACTGCCTTTAGAAGAGTATGGATTGGAATGGATATACCCGGAATACCCCTTGGCCCACCCGCTGGATAATGAACCTGCAGCAGTACTCTACAGATCATTATCCGAAACGGTTAAATCACTGGGTAATGACGGCAGATCTTACCAAAAACTGTTTGAACCGCTGGTACAAAACTGGAATAAACTGGCTCCTCAGCTGCTGGGCCCATTATCGCTTCTCCCGGATACCCCGCTGCTAATGGCAAGGTTTGGACTGAAAGCCTTACAGTCTGCAGAATCCCTCGCAGGATCTTATTTTTCGACCCCAAGAGCTCAAGCACTCTTTGCCGGCCTGGCCGCCCACAGTATTCTGCCATTGGATAAACTGTCTACTTCAGCTATCGGATTGGTACTTGGCGCTGTGGGACACGTTGAAAACTGGCCCTACCCGAAAGGAGGATCCCAAGCCATTACAAATACTATGGCTGATTATTTTAAGGACCTGGGAGGAGAAATTGAGACCGGCAGACGTATAAACTCTCTTGCAGAGTTACCTACTTCCAAAACCATCTTATTTAACACCACCCCGGCTCAACTGCTGGATATTGCCGGTGACTATGTTCCATCAGGATATGCCGGGAAGCTAAAGAAATTCAAATACGGGGCCGGTGTTTTCAAGATCGATCTCGCCTTAAGCGAACCCATTCCCTGGAAGGATGAAGCCTGCAGGAAAGCAGGAACGGTTCATGCTGGGGGTACTCTCGAAGAAATTGTCAACTCCGAGCAGTGTCTTGAGAACAACAGCCACCCCGAAAAACCATATGTACTGGTAGCCCAGCAAAGCCTGTTTGATGAGACCCGTGCACCGAAGGGCAAACATACCTGCTGGGCCTATTGCCATGTACCCTCCGGCTCTACCAAAGACATGACCGAGCCCATATTAAACCAGATTGAACGATTTGCTCCCGGTTTCAGGGATCTCATCATCGGACAACACACCATGAACACACAAGCCATGCAAAATTATAATCCCAATTATATCGGAGGTGATATCAATGGTGGCAAGCAGGATATTACCCAACTCTTTACCCGTCCTGCCGGTTTGTTTGATCCCTATCATGTACCGGATACCAATATGTACCTTAGCTCCTCTTCTACGCCACCGGGCGGCGGGGTTCATGGTATGTGCGGATATCATGCAGCACAATCGGCGTTGAAGCAATTTAGGTAG
- a CDS encoding acyclic terpene utilization AtuA family protein has product MKEKIRIASGQGFWGDLPNAPIEQVKNGPIDYLVMDYLAEVTMSIMQKQKMRNENYGYARDFVEVIEAILPDIAKKGIKVISNAGGVNPEACKNALLKIIKDQGYEDIKVAVVDGDDILSNIDQLIGEGHMLNNMETGEAVTTVKDKLLSANVYFGCKPVVEALKKEADIVITGRVTDTGLTLAPMVYEFNWQFDDYDKMSAGTIAGHIIECGAQVSGGNFTDWEEVDDFVDIGFPIIEALPNGEFFVTKHKGTGGLISEMTVKEQLMYEIGDPTEYITPDVIADFSSINLEQDAKDRVRVFGIKGRPETDTYKISASYNDGYKISSTLVYSWPDALKKAQKAGDILKGRADKIGLHFDEYRVEYVGVNGCNEKPITEDDYLEEHNEVQMRVSASGHSKEDLNRFGREIAPLILTGPSGVTGFAGGRPKASDIVAYWPALLDKEAVEPRVRIF; this is encoded by the coding sequence ATGAAAGAGAAAATACGTATCGCTTCCGGACAAGGCTTCTGGGGAGATTTGCCCAACGCTCCTATTGAACAGGTGAAAAACGGGCCTATAGATTACTTGGTGATGGACTATCTGGCCGAGGTCACCATGTCTATCATGCAGAAGCAGAAAATGAGGAACGAAAATTACGGGTACGCCAGAGATTTTGTGGAGGTTATCGAAGCCATTCTTCCGGATATTGCCAAAAAGGGTATTAAAGTTATATCTAATGCGGGTGGAGTAAATCCAGAAGCCTGTAAAAATGCCTTGTTGAAGATAATTAAAGATCAAGGCTATGAAGACATCAAAGTGGCTGTAGTTGATGGTGATGACATCTTAAGCAACATTGATCAGCTGATTGGTGAAGGACACATGCTGAATAACATGGAAACTGGTGAAGCCGTCACCACGGTGAAAGACAAGCTGCTCAGTGCAAATGTATATTTTGGCTGCAAGCCGGTGGTGGAAGCACTTAAAAAAGAAGCGGATATCGTTATTACCGGGCGAGTAACCGATACGGGTTTGACTCTTGCACCTATGGTGTATGAATTCAACTGGCAATTTGACGATTATGATAAGATGTCAGCGGGGACAATTGCAGGCCACATTATTGAATGTGGCGCACAAGTTTCCGGAGGGAACTTTACGGACTGGGAGGAGGTGGATGATTTTGTGGACATCGGTTTCCCGATTATTGAAGCCCTGCCAAATGGGGAGTTTTTTGTTACCAAGCACAAAGGAACGGGCGGTTTGATTAGCGAAATGACTGTGAAAGAGCAGTTGATGTATGAGATAGGTGATCCGACTGAGTACATTACGCCGGATGTCATCGCTGACTTCAGCTCTATAAATCTTGAGCAAGATGCCAAAGACCGAGTTAGAGTATTTGGCATCAAAGGTCGACCGGAAACCGATACCTATAAAATATCAGCCAGCTATAATGACGGCTACAAGATTTCTTCAACTCTAGTTTACTCCTGGCCGGATGCTCTGAAAAAAGCTCAAAAAGCCGGGGATATTCTGAAAGGAAGAGCTGATAAAATCGGACTCCATTTTGACGAGTATCGCGTAGAATACGTAGGTGTTAACGGCTGCAATGAAAAGCCAATTACAGAGGATGATTACCTTGAAGAGCACAATGAGGTGCAGATGAGGGTTTCGGCATCCGGACATAGCAAGGAGGATCTAAACAGGTTCGGGCGGGAAATTGCCCCCCTTATATTGACGGGTCCCAGTGGCGTGACCGGTTTTGCAGGCGGCAGGCCTAAAGCCAGTGATATCGTGGCCTACTGGCCGGCGCTGCTAGATAAAGAGGCCGTGGAGCCAAGAGTACGAATTTTCTGA
- a CDS encoding NAD(P)/FAD-dependent oxidoreductase, with product MKIGIIGAGLSGLIAGKRLAQAGHDVTVIEKSRKLGGRLATFKRDGEIFDYGVSSVISSDPTFESFIELLKEKNTLKEWSRDFALYDGTQLHEVNPNRPKNSYHVSEQGLASVANYLSRWVDVKSEEKAGGLTHIGANRGKKRSWMINLTDISVFECDAVIIATPAPQAYGVLQTAQDETPARRIIRHIDEVRYDSCFSLMASYKKDLMPDWKGIECEDHTLGWIGNESAKLSNPSKTSVVIRSSASFAHKHAQTDPEEITRLLLERASDISDSWLINPEWTTLHYWKYYQARNPIQDYFMELEMEEAPLALVGDYMNGNSVQSAFLSGYNLADYWINKYSEVSV from the coding sequence ATGAAAATAGGTATTATCGGAGCAGGGTTATCGGGACTTATCGCAGGCAAGCGACTCGCACAAGCCGGACATGACGTTACAGTTATTGAAAAAAGCCGCAAGCTTGGGGGGCGACTGGCAACCTTCAAAAGAGACGGTGAAATATTTGATTATGGTGTATCCTCAGTCATTTCTTCCGATCCGACTTTTGAATCATTCATTGAACTGCTTAAAGAGAAGAATACGCTCAAAGAATGGTCACGTGATTTTGCCCTATACGACGGGACACAGCTTCATGAGGTAAATCCCAATCGTCCCAAAAATTCTTATCATGTCAGCGAGCAGGGACTGGCATCCGTAGCCAATTATCTCAGCAGGTGGGTGGACGTCAAGTCTGAAGAAAAAGCAGGCGGACTCACACACATCGGAGCCAACAGGGGAAAGAAGCGCTCATGGATGATCAATCTAACCGATATCAGTGTTTTTGAATGCGATGCCGTAATTATCGCCACTCCGGCTCCACAGGCTTACGGGGTCTTGCAGACAGCACAGGATGAAACACCTGCACGACGAATTATCCGTCATATTGATGAAGTCCGTTACGATTCATGCTTTTCACTGATGGCTTCCTACAAAAAAGATCTAATGCCTGACTGGAAGGGCATTGAATGCGAGGATCATACCCTTGGCTGGATAGGAAATGAGTCGGCAAAATTGAGTAATCCTAGCAAAACTTCGGTAGTTATTCGCTCAAGTGCTTCATTTGCGCATAAACATGCTCAAACGGACCCCGAAGAAATAACAAGATTGCTGCTGGAGCGCGCTTCCGACATATCAGATTCCTGGCTGATTAATCCGGAATGGACAACGTTACACTATTGGAAATACTATCAAGCCAGAAATCCGATTCAGGATTATTTTATGGAACTGGAAATGGAAGAGGCTCCGCTTGCGTTGGTAGGTGACTATATGAATGGAAACTCTGTACAAAGCGCATTCCTATCGGGATACAATCTGGCAGATTACTGGATAAATAAATACAGTGAAGTTTCTGTCTAG